The segment TAATTCAGATTGTATGGCTTTTCCTAGACAATTATGCCCCATTGCATACCAAGCTTTATTCTCTAATTTGTTGCCATAAACTCGCTTTAAATCTTCACTCATTCGTTCTTTAATTGATTGCATTACTTTTGCGTTACTTCCCATCATTTGAGAAAACATTCCTTGAACTTGAATTGCTCCCCAACGATTACGATATTCTTGATATTCTTTTGGGGGATCAAAAGCGTATTGAATTGCCTCGATTAATTCTTCACGAGTAACATCTTGTTTAGATTCCAATTTTTCTTGTAACCTATTTATTACCCAAGGAGTCCGTCCAGACAGTAGTAAGAATGCTTGGTAATTAGAAAACCCTGAATGTCTTCCTAATCTCCCTAACCGTTGAATAACCGTAGCAGAATCACTACTTTCTGTAATTAATAAGTGAATCCGAAAATCAACTCCCACGTCTACTGCTGAAGTCGCAACTACTAACACGGGTTTTTCTTCTTCTTGGAGAAGTTGTTGAGTTTGCGATCGCTCTTTTCTATCAATACGACCACTAATTTCTCTAACAACAATTTCTGGCAATAATGATTGAAGTTCTTGGGAAATTCGACGCACCATAACAACTGAATTAAGGATGATTAACCCTCTACCTTTATCTTCAGCTTTTAGAATTTTCCTGATCTTTGCAGCATTATTTATTAACCAGCTAAAACCATCTTCTTCCTTTAAATTAATTATAGATAATTCAACAGCTTGTAGAATTTGACGATAACCTTGTTGAGCTTCACTTTTATATTCTCCAGCAATTTCTTTGATTTTTAAACCAGTTTGTTTGAGTTGTTCTACAAAATCAGTTTTTACAGTGGCAGAAGTAAATAAAAAGCGTTTTTTTTGTTGTTGAGTACGACGAATTAACATCATACTATTAAGAACTGCTGTTTCTTGATGGGCTCCAAAAATATGAAATTCATCAAATACCCATAAATCAGGAAATTTTGCTAAAGCCAAAGGTAATTCATCAGTTCCATAGGCATTATCTCTATACCTAAAGTGAGTCATTAGATGAAAGATATCAGGGTTTGTTAATATCACTTCTTTGGTTTCAATGGCTAACCATAATTGTTGAAATCGATTGGAATTAAACTCTTTAATTCTTTGAGTCAGTTCAACCCCAAAAAGTTTATCAATTCGTTCTTCTGAATTTAACCCGAATAAATTGTGATAGTTGTTCTGTTGTTCAGTTTGATCTTCTACTAACTCAATGGTGGGATACAGTCCCATCATGCGAAAATTAGGATCTAATAAACTAGGTAAAGAAGCAAGTAAACTTTTTCCTCCTGCTGTTGGTGCTGTTATAAAAATAATGTCAGTATCCCCTTTCGTTAAATAGGGATAAGACTCAGCTTGATGTTGATAAAGTGGACAATTGCAACCCGATGGTGCTTTAAATTGAGGTGCTTGTTGTTGCACTCGACACATTTCTTGACAACCCAATGGACAATTACCAACTCCAGCATTAAGCTTAGAGTATAGAGGTTTGAGATTAATTTTCATGGTTTTCTAAAAAGCTTGATATTTTGAGTCTAATACCTCTTTTAAAAAAGATGTTATCAAAAATTGATTACATCTCAATTTATAAGGGTGAGCAAGTGATGAATCTTCATCAATAGCGAGAAGACTCACCAGCTATGATTGTTTGGAAAGCTTAGGCAGCAAGCGGTTGACAAACTTGCCACAGGTTTTTAGCTGAATGTATAATAAAATAGCCTTTCCAAGTCAAATATCCTCCGATTCTAGGTAATTTATGAGGAGGAATCTTGGTTAAATCAATTAGTTCCTTTGTCGTCAATTTAGGCTGAATGCGCTTCGAGATTATCGCATTGTTTGGTTGAGGATTTTTCCAGCCTTGAGTACCTGCTTGGAAAAGCAGCATTTTTTTGTTAGAATTTGTCATAGGAAAATTTTCGGCTTATCAAGCCGAGATAGATTTTTTTTGAACAACTAAGTTGCTGTCTAAGTGAAGGTGAGATTTTACTTTAGGCAGCTTGTTAGTTTTGGGATGCTTTTACAATAACATATTAGTTCAGGTTTGGAAGTACTCAAAAAAAAAATGATACTATCAATAATTGATAATATCTTTTTCATGAGAAATGTCCTCTAATTACAACCAAATCGCTTTTGCTTTAGAAATCCTGAAACTTTTAGCCGAAAAACCGAGATTTAGGCAGGAATTAGGCGATTTATTGACACAACATTTAGAAAAACAAGGCAAATCTTCCGGGGATGTCTTGCAAAAGCTGACTCGTACTATTGCTAAACTAAGAGACTGTGGCTTTGAGATCAAAAGTGCACCGAACTGTCCCTATGAACTAATAGAATCTAATTTCCCTCTAATATTATCTTCTCAACAAAAACAAGCTCTATATTTAGCCACTTATGTATTGTCTAATATGGGATTTTCTGCGGAAGCTGAACGACTGGGAAGACTGTATGATTTTTTAGGAGATGAACACCCCCATCAACTGCACTTTGATTTTAGTCCCCCCGTTGATTACAGTGGTGAGAAAATCAGGCAAATTATTCAACAGCTTGAGCAAAGAATTGAACAACAATGTCGCTATACTATTTACTATCAAAATAGTCGAGGAGAAAGTCGACTATGGGACTTAGATCGTTCAGAATTACGCTTTCATAATGGGGTTCTTTATTTGTTTAGTTTTGTTCCTGACTGGAAATCTTATCATTTCCCAAAAAGTCCTAACATTGAACAAAATATTCTCTTTCATATTAATCGTATTCAAAGTGTTTTGGGGGTTTCTAATACACGCTGGTTTTATGATTTTCCGACGATTAAAATTCGCTATTGTATGACAGGAGCTTTAGCTAACTATCAACCTCGTCGTAGCACTGAACAAGTCATTGAGCAAAATTTAGACGAGAAATTTATAATCATTGAAACCATCGAAGATTGTTTATTTTGGTTTCGTCAAAGACTTTTACAATATGGAGCGAATGCTCAAGTATTAGAACCAATCTGGTTGCGAGAGCAGATAAGAGACGAATTGAAGAAAAGTTACGAAAATTATACTCAACAATAACCAGGATAGTTATTGCTAAAATTATCTAATTTGATTGTTTTTTTCACTTTCTAGTACCCACTCAGGAGCAATGACTCGAACAGGTTTAGGGGTTTCTTTAACGGGAACTTGGGGAGGGATAGAACTATCCCTAGAAAGCGTTGTTTGATTCGCATTTTCTTGTTCAAGAAAACGCTGTTGTACGGCAACTTGATATTCTAACTGTTCGGTGACTGACTCCATTAATTGAGCCGTATAAATCTGTTGTTCTAGTTGATTAGTATAAGACAATAAATTACTCAAGCCATTAATCAATTTACGAACATTATCCCTAAAAGCGGGATCACCCGTTAATTCCTCTACATCCGAGGTGATTTTCTGGGCATTTTCAAAGGTTGCTCGCGCAGAATCCAAGGTTTTTTGCACCGTTAAAATCACAGTAGGATCATTAAAAGATTGAGAAATATCTCGCAAATTGGCTGAAGTTTCCGCCGCATTAGCCATTAAAATTTCTAAATCCCTAGCAATTTTTTTAATATTCACTTCATCAATGCCGCTATTCACTTTATTAACGGTTTTTCCTAAGCCAATAGCCACCATTCGCACCTCATCACTGGTACGTTCTAAACTATTCAACGTATTAATAACATTACCTCGATTTTCCGAGACTAATCCATTCAAATTATTGACTAAACTCGCTGCATTATTAACCGCCCGATTGAGGCTTTCTCGATTTTCCGAGACAACCGTATTCACATTTCGCATTAATTGGGAAGCATCCCGCGCAGCTTGGTTAATTTGAGCAATGGTTTGAGAAGTCCCTTGAATTTCTCGACGCGCTGTTTTAGAAAAAATAGCCGCTTCGTCACTCAATTTACCAATTTTAGTTCCTGCTTGGGCAACACTGGTAAAAGCCCCTTTCAATTCCTTAACAAATTCGGGATCACTATAGGCATTACTCAGACGAGTTAAAGCTTGTACCAATTGAGAACCCGTTTCACCATCAAGGGTATCATTATCACAAATGATCAGTTGTTTGTCAGGACACTCCTCACTCGTCGGATCAACCGCTAACGCTTGATCAGAGAGTTTTTCTGATGGGGTAATATCCACCGAAGCTTCCCCAATCAATCCATAACGGTTAATTTGAATGGTAGAACCGATGGGAATGCGTAACTCCCGCGAAGACACTTCAATTAATACCGTTACCCCATTGCTACTCGCTTGCAGTGCCGTGATTTTCCCCACAGCAACCCCACGAAAGTTAACAGGCGCACCGATTTGTAACCCGCTAACATCTTGAAAATTAGCCTGAATTTGATAGGGTTTTTGACCTAATACGCCTCCGCGTAGCCAAATCACCAATCCTCCAAACAAGACGAGTCCTATGAGGGCAAATAAGCCCACTGTACCTTCCTGAAGGGTTCTTGATCGCAGCATAATTTCTCCTCACTTTGTCTAAAAATATGAAGGAAAATGACTAAGATAGGTTTCATCGTCACATTTCCTCTCAATGGCTTAATCAATGACTCGAATTGGTCCGTCAATACTGGCACTAAAAAACTGCCTCACCAGGGGGTTATCCGTGTGATCAATCTCATCTACAGTGCCTTCCCATTGCACTTTGCCACTATAGAGAAAAATAACGCGATCGGCAGTACGGCGAATGGTACTATCCTGATGACTGACCATGACGTAGGTTTCGCACCCTCCTGGGGCTCCTTGCAAACGGCGCACTAAATCTTCGATAATCGTAGAAGAAATGGGGTCTAATCCGGCAGTCGGTTCATCATAGAGTACCAATTCAGGATTATCGGCTGGATTATCGGGATCAGCAATTAATGCACGGGCAAAGCTAACTCGCTTACGCATCCCTCCTGACAGTTGAGAGGGATACTTATCAGCAATTCCCTGTAATCCTACCATCGCTAATTTTGCGTCAACTAATTGACGGATTTTCTCGCGGGGGAGTTTGGAGTGTTCATAGAGAAAAAAGCCGACATTTTCATCAACATTCAGGGAGTCAAATAGGGCTGCTTGCTGGAAGACTAGGGCAATTCGCATCGGTTTATTCTCATCATCGATGAGTCCTTGACGGCGTTGTCCCTTGATGTAAATTTCTCCCCCGTCCAGAGGAATTAATCCAGCAATTAGCCTTAAAATGGTCGATTTACCCGTTCCCGACGGTCCAATAATGACTAAAGCTTCCCCACGATAAATTGTTAAGTCAATGCCATCAAGAATGACATGATTGCCAAAGGCTTTACTAACTCCTTTTAGTTCAATTAACGGTTCTTTTGCCATTGGTTAGCTGATAGCTTTGAGTGACTGACTGGCTTGTTTTTGCCTAAGCCTAGGACTTGACCTATATTATGACTTAGCTCACCAGTGACTGCTAGGATCTCTGTTGGTTTTTCATTACTTTAATTGAGATTGTCTTGCTAAAACGGATTTACAGTTGTTTTTAGCTGATTTTTTGTTGCTTTTAACCATTAAGGAGCTTGAAATAGCCTATTATCTGGCATATTACTAACTGCTCGTTGTAGGGCATTAAGGGATTGATTATAGCCAATAATAGCACTTAAAAAATCCCCCCGTGAAGTACTCAGATCCCGTTGAGCATTAATGACATCGGTTTGGGTTCCTACTCCTGCCTGAAACCGCAAGCGGGCTAGACGCAGAGATTCTTCGTCCCGTTGGACATTAGCACGGGTACTGACAATATTTTCCTGATTAGAAATCAAGTTGTAATAGGCTTGTTCGACCTGAAACCGAATATTATCGCGCTGTCTAGCAAAATCTGTATTAGCTTGATCCATCCGGCGTTCGGCTGCTCTGGCTCCGGCAAAAGCTCTTCCTCCATCAAAAATCTGCCAACTGACTTGAGCCTGAAATGTCCAGTCTGTCAGTACGGGAACACCATCGTCTAAGTTCTCACGAGCCTCGTAGTCTGCTAGAAAATTGACTTGAGGTCTAATGTCAGCTAGGGCAATTTCGCGATCTTGTTCGTTAATTTCCCGTTGTAGCAGTTGTTGTTCTAATTCGGCTCGGTTTTTGTAAGCTCGGACAATGGTTTCATCTAAGGACATTGGCCAGGTTCCCGCTTCTCTAATTTCATCAGAAGCGGCTAATTCAACGTGCTGCCCCACCCCTAGAACTTCTCCTAATTGCCGTCTCGCGGTGCGTTGTTGGGCGATCGCATTGGTTAATCCTTGGTTAGCCCTAGCTAAGTCGGCTTCACCCCGCAAGACATCAAACCGCGTTCCTAACCCCGCTTGTTCTAACAAACGAGCATCCCGTAAGGTTTGGCTGGCATTTTCTACATCCGCTTGGGCGATCGCTACCTGAGCATCGGCATTTTGCAAGTTGTAATAACCATTGGTGGTTTCAAAGCGAATTTCTTCAGCAATTCGTTCTACCTCTAACTCTTGCAATCTCACTTCTCGTTCAGCCCTACTAATTTCAGCCGATCGCCTACCCCCAGTATAGATTTCGTAGACTAATCGGGCATTCGCTCTGAGATCGGTAAAGGTGGTAGCCTGGGTTTGATTTTCGACAGCTTCTAGCACCGTAGAACTAACGGCCGTATCGTTCCTAAACCGCAGGGCACTCGCAGAGATATCGATGGTGGGAAAAAGAGCCGCTCTAGCTTCTTCTAAACGGGCTTTTTGTTCTTCTACTCGAAGTCGAGCATCTTCAAGTCCCCTTGTCCCAGTACTGACTGATCCCGTTCTTGCACCGGGTTGTCGTGTGTTGGTTATGATTTGGATACTGGTCAGTTGCTTATTATTTTTTAAAGCGATGCTGATGGCTTCGTCTAGGGTAATTGCTTGACGAATGGTGGTCTCAACTTCACTCGGTTTGGTGGGAAACATTAAGGGGTTGCCACTGGGGTTGAGTCGGTTAGATGGCAATTGTTCTAACCTGGTTTGAGGGGGGTTGATTATT is part of the Rippkaea orientalis PCC 8801 genome and harbors:
- the cas3 gene encoding type I-D CRISPR-associated helicase Cas3' — encoded protein: MKINLKPLYSKLNAGVGNCPLGCQEMCRVQQQAPQFKAPSGCNCPLYQHQAESYPYLTKGDTDIIFITAPTAGGKSLLASLPSLLDPNFRMMGLYPTIELVEDQTEQQNNYHNLFGLNSEERIDKLFGVELTQRIKEFNSNRFQQLWLAIETKEVILTNPDIFHLMTHFRYRDNAYGTDELPLALAKFPDLWVFDEFHIFGAHQETAVLNSMMLIRRTQQQKKRFLFTSATVKTDFVEQLKQTGLKIKEIAGEYKSEAQQGYRQILQAVELSIINLKEEDGFSWLINNAAKIRKILKAEDKGRGLIILNSVVMVRRISQELQSLLPEIVVREISGRIDRKERSQTQQLLQEEEKPVLVVATSAVDVGVDFRIHLLITESSDSATVIQRLGRLGRHSGFSNYQAFLLLSGRTPWVINRLQEKLESKQDVTREELIEAIQYAFDPPKEYQEYRNRWGAIQVQGMFSQMMGSNAKVMQSIKERMSEDLKRVYGNKLENKAWYAMGHNCLGKAIQSELLRFRGGSTLQAAVWDEQRFYTYDLLRLLPYATVDILDRETFLKAATKAGHIEEAFPSQYLQVYLRIEQWLDKRLNLNLFCNRESDELLVGKLFLITRLKLDGHPQSDVISCLSRCNLLTFLVPVDRSRTQSHWEVSYCLHLNPLFGLYRLKDASEQAYACAFNQDALLLEALNWKLTKFYRERSLIF
- a CDS encoding helix-turn-helix transcriptional regulator, whose product is MSSNYNQIAFALEILKLLAEKPRFRQELGDLLTQHLEKQGKSSGDVLQKLTRTIAKLRDCGFEIKSAPNCPYELIESNFPLILSSQQKQALYLATYVLSNMGFSAEAERLGRLYDFLGDEHPHQLHFDFSPPVDYSGEKIRQIIQQLEQRIEQQCRYTIYYQNSRGESRLWDLDRSELRFHNGVLYLFSFVPDWKSYHFPKSPNIEQNILFHINRIQSVLGVSNTRWFYDFPTIKIRYCMTGALANYQPRRSTEQVIEQNLDEKFIIIETIEDCLFWFRQRLLQYGANAQVLEPIWLREQIRDELKKSYENYTQQ
- a CDS encoding MlaD family protein, with protein sequence MLRSRTLQEGTVGLFALIGLVLFGGLVIWLRGGVLGQKPYQIQANFQDVSGLQIGAPVNFRGVAVGKITALQASSNGVTVLIEVSSRELRIPIGSTIQINRYGLIGEASVDITPSEKLSDQALAVDPTSEECPDKQLIICDNDTLDGETGSQLVQALTRLSNAYSDPEFVKELKGAFTSVAQAGTKIGKLSDEAAIFSKTARREIQGTSQTIAQINQAARDASQLMRNVNTVVSENRESLNRAVNNAASLVNNLNGLVSENRGNVINTLNSLERTSDEVRMVAIGLGKTVNKVNSGIDEVNIKKIARDLEILMANAAETSANLRDISQSFNDPTVILTVQKTLDSARATFENAQKITSDVEELTGDPAFRDNVRKLINGLSNLLSYTNQLEQQIYTAQLMESVTEQLEYQVAVQQRFLEQENANQTTLSRDSSIPPQVPVKETPKPVRVIAPEWVLESEKNNQIR
- a CDS encoding ABC transporter ATP-binding protein, which codes for MAKEPLIELKGVSKAFGNHVILDGIDLTIYRGEALVIIGPSGTGKSTILRLIAGLIPLDGGEIYIKGQRRQGLIDDENKPMRIALVFQQAALFDSLNVDENVGFFLYEHSKLPREKIRQLVDAKLAMVGLQGIADKYPSQLSGGMRKRVSFARALIADPDNPADNPELVLYDEPTAGLDPISSTIIEDLVRRLQGAPGGCETYVMVSHQDSTIRRTADRVIFLYSGKVQWEGTVDEIDHTDNPLVRQFFSASIDGPIRVID
- a CDS encoding TolC family protein, encoding MFALRYRVCVSASIFLTLVCGSALQAQESSKTAEDKRLMTLEESQLSQETAQIEPRVVDIKEMTDPKPESKAQATPEEQSQTIPEPPSEPSFQQIINPPQTRLEQLPSNRLNPSGNPLMFPTKPSEVETTIRQAITLDEAISIALKNNKQLTSIQIITNTRQPGARTGSVSTGTRGLEDARLRVEEQKARLEEARAALFPTIDISASALRFRNDTAVSSTVLEAVENQTQATTFTDLRANARLVYEIYTGGRRSAEISRAEREVRLQELEVERIAEEIRFETTNGYYNLQNADAQVAIAQADVENASQTLRDARLLEQAGLGTRFDVLRGEADLARANQGLTNAIAQQRTARRQLGEVLGVGQHVELAASDEIREAGTWPMSLDETIVRAYKNRAELEQQLLQREINEQDREIALADIRPQVNFLADYEARENLDDGVPVLTDWTFQAQVSWQIFDGGRAFAGARAAERRMDQANTDFARQRDNIRFQVEQAYYNLISNQENIVSTRANVQRDEESLRLARLRFQAGVGTQTDVINAQRDLSTSRGDFLSAIIGYNQSLNALQRAVSNMPDNRLFQAP